From a region of the Paenibacillus segetis genome:
- a CDS encoding carbohydrate ABC transporter permease, which yields MTRHLLQVFRRYNWKDNILAYALLLPSLIFLVIFTFYPMIKVLDLSFYESVMNERRFAGLELYGHVLRDEVFLKVLRNNMLLALVTVPVSILLALYMAVWVNGKLRGRSLIRAAFFYPTLIPMIAIANIWLFIYTPDYGLLDKFLGLFGIEGPNWLGDPAWVLVSMMGMLIWKESGYFMIFFLAGLQVLPKEIYQAAELDGAGPLRKFRTITLPLVMPTTLFVLIIATTNSFKLVDHLYIMTKGGPNNASNLLLYHIYETAFSFWDMGKASVLTVILLVILLVISVFYYGYLDKRIHY from the coding sequence GTGACACGGCACTTGCTGCAAGTATTTCGCAGGTACAATTGGAAGGACAACATTCTGGCCTATGCTTTGCTGCTTCCTTCGCTTATTTTTCTAGTGATTTTTACATTCTACCCCATGATCAAAGTGTTGGACTTAAGCTTTTATGAATCCGTGATGAACGAAAGGCGTTTTGCGGGTTTGGAGCTTTACGGGCATGTTCTTCGGGATGAGGTGTTTCTTAAGGTACTTCGCAACAATATGCTACTTGCACTAGTGACCGTGCCGGTAAGCATCCTGCTTGCGTTATATATGGCGGTTTGGGTCAACGGTAAGCTGCGGGGAAGAAGTTTGATCCGGGCGGCGTTCTTTTATCCGACACTGATACCCATGATTGCGATAGCGAACATCTGGCTGTTTATTTATACGCCTGATTATGGGTTACTCGATAAATTTCTGGGGCTATTCGGGATAGAAGGGCCAAACTGGTTGGGGGACCCTGCTTGGGTACTAGTCTCCATGATGGGGATGCTGATTTGGAAGGAGTCTGGGTATTTCATGATCTTTTTTCTGGCTGGACTCCAGGTATTGCCGAAAGAAATCTACCAAGCCGCGGAGTTGGACGGAGCCGGGCCGCTCCGGAAGTTCAGAACGATTACGCTGCCTCTGGTTATGCCGACCACGCTGTTTGTCCTGATTATTGCCACAACGAATTCATTTAAGCTGGTCGACCACCTGTACATCATGACCAAGGGTGGTCCGAACAATGCGAGCAACCTGCTGCTTTATCATATTTATGAGACGGCATTCAGCTTCTGGGATATGGGCAAGGCGTCTGTATTGACTGTGATTCTGCTCGTCATTCTGCTGGTCATTTCGGTCTTTTATTACGGATATTTGGACAAGCGGATCCATTATTAG
- a CDS encoding carbohydrate ABC transporter permease, with protein MNQIAISILAILFAVPLIWAAVTSITPSDEMLTRANPFAVSHPTFNNYVAAWQTIPFPVYYWNTLLIVAGVLVVQLLTATLAAYAFARLRFLGQSLLFILFLVQIMIPPDILIFPNYTIMKDLHLIDTKWAIIIPFWASSFGIFLLRQTFKQIPYELDEASRVDGCRWWQSLWHVYLPSARPTYIAFALISISTHWSNFMWPLIVTDSVHNRPLTVGIAIFAQSSETGAQWGTVTAATLMVIAPLLIAFFFFQKQFVESFMHAGIK; from the coding sequence ATGAACCAAATTGCCATATCTATTCTTGCGATCCTATTCGCTGTTCCATTGATCTGGGCCGCAGTAACCTCGATTACGCCATCGGATGAAATGCTTACCCGGGCAAATCCATTTGCCGTATCGCATCCGACGTTCAATAATTATGTGGCGGCTTGGCAGACGATCCCGTTCCCTGTGTACTATTGGAACACTCTGCTGATCGTAGCGGGCGTACTTGTCGTTCAGTTACTGACAGCAACGCTGGCGGCCTATGCGTTTGCCAGACTGCGGTTTTTAGGTCAAAGCCTTTTATTTATTCTGTTTCTTGTGCAGATTATGATTCCACCGGATATTTTGATTTTTCCTAATTATACGATTATGAAAGATCTACATCTCATTGATACGAAATGGGCGATCATCATTCCATTCTGGGCTTCTTCATTCGGTATCTTTCTGCTAAGACAGACTTTTAAGCAGATTCCTTACGAGCTGGACGAAGCATCAAGGGTGGATGGGTGCCGATGGTGGCAAAGCTTATGGCATGTCTATCTACCATCCGCACGGCCGACCTATATCGCATTTGCGTTGATTTCGATCAGTACGCATTGGAGCAATTTTATGTGGCCGCTCATTGTTACAGATTCCGTTCATAACCGGCCGCTGACCGTCGGGATCGCGATCTTCGCCCAATCCTCCGAGACGGGTGCGCAGTGGGGGACGGTTACGGCGGCAACGCTGATGGTTATTGCTCCTTTGCTGATCGCGTTCTTCTTTTTTCAGAAACAGTTTGTTGAAAGCTTCATGCATGCCGGTATCAAATAA
- a CDS encoding PAS domain-containing protein, whose product MTELSYVWLDAIHSLKLSICIISPDGTLEHVNQAWATQAIKYGLAPHWDRPGTNLLQLLGSSTYKLSPLSSHLLEHFHQILHGDSPYFQTEFQMNSTQETRWFLAEITPLTKQGTTQIEGILFTCSDITEFKEIEFQLIEVMSNISALHGLLPICAVCKKIKDHENVWNPLEKYMKQHTSIEFTHDICPECIRLLYPKYSSALDQPDQ is encoded by the coding sequence GTGACTGAGTTGTCCTACGTATGGCTTGATGCCATACATTCGTTAAAACTAAGTATATGTATTATATCTCCCGATGGCACTCTAGAGCACGTTAACCAAGCTTGGGCTACGCAAGCTATAAAATACGGTTTAGCTCCTCATTGGGATCGACCAGGAACCAACCTACTTCAGTTATTGGGTTCCAGCACTTATAAATTAAGCCCTCTCTCAAGTCATCTCCTAGAACATTTTCATCAGATTTTGCATGGCGATTCCCCTTACTTTCAAACAGAGTTCCAGATGAATTCTACCCAAGAAACTCGCTGGTTTCTTGCAGAAATCACCCCATTAACCAAACAAGGAACAACACAGATAGAAGGTATTTTGTTCACTTGCTCCGACATCACAGAGTTTAAAGAAATTGAATTTCAACTCATTGAGGTCATGTCCAATATATCGGCATTACACGGGCTTCTCCCTATTTGTGCCGTATGTAAGAAAATTAAAGATCATGAGAATGTCTGGAATCCCCTTGAAAAATATATGAAGCAGCATACCTCTATCGAGTTCACACATGATATTTGTCCTGAGTGCATTCGACTGCTATATCCAAAATATTCGTCTGCTCTCGATCAGCCTGATCAGTAA
- a CDS encoding helix-turn-helix domain-containing protein, whose protein sequence is MTIYERIELLIKNMGITKKKFCAELGISTGNFGDWKRGKSTPSSNKLIDISQYFNVSLDWLMTGRERRSEQIDDHLEAYLAHISSQKCSFKLSAHEVAFIREYIQFSQYRRKLKLMSEGGNNTALHLDSTEL, encoded by the coding sequence TTGACTATATATGAGAGAATTGAATTATTAATTAAAAATATGGGAATAACGAAGAAAAAATTTTGTGCGGAGCTTGGAATTAGTACAGGGAATTTTGGAGATTGGAAGCGTGGAAAATCGACACCAAGCAGCAATAAATTGATTGATATTTCTCAGTATTTCAATGTTAGTTTAGATTGGCTTATGACAGGGAGGGAGAGGCGATCTGAACAAATAGATGACCATTTAGAGGCCTATCTAGCACATATATCATCCCAAAAATGTTCGTTTAAACTATCTGCCCATGAAGTAGCATTTATTCGAGAATATATTCAATTCTCCCAGTATCGGAGGAAATTGAAACTAATGAGTGAGGGGGGAAATAATACTGCTTTACATTTGGATTCTACGGAGTTATAA
- a CDS encoding alkaline phosphatase has translation MKSPKKYGVKTAIVATAVTALFVSNVITTLAPNQANAASSSTRNVILFIGDGMGTAQRDAIRLATVGEKGNLAMDSMPYVGLIHTSSTVPITDSAASATAYASGVKTYNGAIGMDANKKSVQTIMEYAKSAGKSTGIVTTSQITDATGAAFGAHVEDRSKQSDIALQLLTKSKVDVLLGGGEDFWYPAGSPGKFPDEPAEDPSEKSKGTQGNLVDKAKQLGYTYVTNKTDMQKAKNGKLLGLFANEEMFQQKPEGEGDIYNPVVSLPEMTKKAIDTLASNKNGFFLMVEEEGTDEFAHQNNAKMTIKAGQELDKSVQVAKDFAKKNPDTLVLVLADHETGGFSIEAVDEEDESGDSISQEDGPFAIANSKLNFVVDWTTSGHTAVDIPITAMGKNAQLFTGIYENTEVFTKLMQALDFKVKK, from the coding sequence ATGAAATCACCAAAAAAGTATGGCGTTAAAACTGCAATTGTAGCGACTGCAGTAACTGCTCTTTTCGTTTCGAATGTAATCACTACACTTGCACCTAATCAAGCAAATGCAGCCTCATCAAGCACACGAAATGTGATTCTGTTTATTGGGGATGGAATGGGGACCGCCCAACGTGATGCAATTCGCCTTGCTACAGTAGGTGAAAAAGGAAATCTAGCTATGGATTCAATGCCATACGTTGGATTAATTCATACAAGCTCCACCGTTCCAATTACAGATTCAGCGGCTTCCGCTACAGCTTATGCTAGCGGTGTGAAAACTTATAATGGAGCTATTGGGATGGATGCCAATAAAAAGTCTGTCCAAACTATTATGGAGTATGCAAAATCTGCTGGAAAATCAACAGGAATAGTTACTACCAGTCAAATCACGGATGCTACTGGCGCCGCATTCGGTGCTCATGTTGAAGATCGCTCCAAACAAAGTGACATTGCTCTGCAACTTCTGACCAAAAGTAAAGTTGACGTTCTTCTCGGTGGAGGCGAAGATTTCTGGTATCCTGCAGGAAGCCCAGGTAAATTCCCTGATGAACCTGCTGAAGACCCTTCAGAGAAAAGCAAAGGAACCCAAGGCAACCTTGTAGATAAAGCTAAGCAGTTAGGATACACCTATGTAACGAATAAAACGGATATGCAAAAGGCAAAAAACGGAAAGTTGCTCGGCTTATTTGCAAATGAGGAAATGTTCCAGCAAAAGCCAGAAGGTGAAGGAGATATTTACAACCCGGTTGTATCTCTACCTGAAATGACTAAAAAAGCGATAGACACGCTTGCAAGCAATAAAAATGGATTTTTCCTAATGGTTGAAGAAGAAGGTACTGACGAATTCGCTCACCAGAACAATGCCAAGATGACAATCAAAGCGGGTCAAGAGCTGGATAAATCAGTTCAAGTAGCCAAAGATTTCGCTAAAAAGAATCCAGATACCCTCGTCCTAGTTCTTGCCGACCATGAAACAGGTGGGTTCTCTATTGAAGCTGTTGACGAAGAGGATGAGTCTGGAGACAGCATTTCCCAAGAAGACGGCCCTTTTGCCATTGCTAATTCCAAACTTAATTTTGTAGTGGACTGGACGACCTCAGGTCATACAGCAGTAGATATTCCAATCACAGCTATGGGAAAAAACGCACAATTATTTACTGGGATTTATGAAAACACTGAAGTATTTACCAAGCTTATGCAAGCCTTAGATTTTAAAGTTAAAAAATAA